One genomic segment of Spartobacteria bacterium includes these proteins:
- the cls gene encoding cardiolipin synthase produces MFIYLLLHLSSLASIFWAILLAVLHIAGLVSIIDAIMKVRTPQGALAWSLLLLMMPEIGVLLYWVFGRNKFHGYVEALRAYKQNEDEITRSLAAYKEPSDFLCRGDDDVYENIARMSFTSGNSISLLVDGDATFSAILEGIHRAEHYILLEFFIVKDDELGREVKTALIQKADKGIPVYFLYDEVGSKSLPKRYIREMRNAGIQIKPFNTQRGWLNKFQINFRNHRKIVVIDGTEAYVGGLNIGDEYMGRDPKFGHWRDTHLKMTGPCVQAVQVDWWSDWYWSTRDATEVLNWIPTPSLDEDKKVLIMGSGPADTLDTCELFFIHSINRAKKRIWIASPYFIPDNSVMKAMQLAALRGVDVRIMLPQKADHAIVYLAGFTYLPEVNSKIRMYRYTDGFLHQKVMLIDDNLASVGTANMDNRSFRLNFEMSVLVENRAFAREIEEMMIHDFEHCTLSGKTEYMKRPAWFKVAAKTAALFSPIL; encoded by the coding sequence ATGTTTATCTATTTATTGCTTCATCTTTCCAGTTTGGCATCCATCTTCTGGGCCATACTCCTGGCTGTACTGCATATTGCCGGCCTCGTGAGCATCATCGACGCCATCATGAAGGTGCGCACACCGCAGGGGGCTCTGGCCTGGTCATTGCTGCTGCTCATGATGCCGGAAATCGGCGTGCTTTTATATTGGGTCTTTGGACGCAATAAATTTCATGGATATGTGGAAGCACTGCGAGCATATAAGCAAAACGAAGACGAAATAACTCGATCACTGGCGGCCTATAAGGAACCGTCGGATTTTCTTTGCAGAGGAGATGATGATGTCTATGAAAACATCGCCCGTATGTCGTTCACCTCAGGAAACAGTATCTCCCTGCTGGTGGATGGCGATGCCACCTTTTCGGCCATTCTCGAAGGGATACATCGGGCAGAGCATTATATTCTGCTGGAATTCTTCATTGTCAAAGACGATGAACTGGGGCGCGAGGTAAAAACGGCACTGATCCAAAAAGCCGACAAAGGTATTCCCGTTTATTTTCTCTATGATGAGGTGGGCAGTAAGTCGCTGCCCAAAAGATATATCAGGGAAATGCGCAATGCCGGCATCCAGATCAAACCATTTAATACGCAGCGCGGCTGGCTGAACAAATTCCAGATTAACTTTCGAAATCATCGCAAAATCGTGGTTATCGACGGAACGGAAGCCTACGTCGGCGGCCTGAATATCGGCGATGAATATATGGGACGCGACCCCAAGTTCGGTCATTGGCGCGACACCCATCTCAAAATGACCGGCCCCTGTGTTCAGGCCGTACAGGTCGACTGGTGGAGCGACTGGTATTGGTCGACGCGCGATGCAACGGAGGTTCTGAACTGGATCCCAACTCCCTCACTCGACGAAGATAAAAAAGTGCTTATTATGGGCAGCGGCCCCGCCGATACGCTGGATACCTGCGAACTGTTTTTCATACATTCCATCAACAGGGCTAAAAAACGAATCTGGATTGCCAGCCCCTATTTCATCCCCGACAATTCGGTTATGAAAGCCATGCAGCTGGCGGCACTTCGTGGCGTGGATGTACGCATTATGCTGCCGCAAAAAGCCGATCATGCCATTGTCTATCTGGCGGGCTTCACCTACCTGCCCGAGGTAAACAGCAAAATCAGAATGTATCGTTATACCGACGGATTTTTACATCAGAAAGTCATGCTCATTGATGATAATCTGGCATCGGTCGGCACCGCCAACATGGATAATCGTTCTTTCCGTCTCAATTTTGAAATGTCTGTTCTGGTCGAAAATCGAGCCTTCGCCCGTGAAATTGAAGAAATGATGATTCACGATTTTGAACATTGCACCCTTTCCGGAAAAACTGAGTACATGAAACGCCCCGCGTGGTTCAAAGTGGCAGCCAAAACCGCAGCCCTCTTCTCCCCCATCCTGTAA
- the rfaD gene encoding ADP-glyceromanno-heptose 6-epimerase — protein sequence MRINVIVTGGAGFIGRNMVEALNLRGEEDILIVDKLGTDNKWKNLVGLRFEDIIEPNELMMCIEDGQPFEGLTTVIHMGACSATTEKDADFLLNNNYQYTRMLCEWCLENDIRFIYASSAATYGNGDQGYSDDDAVMPSLKPLNMYGYSKHMFDLWAMKHGYLDRIVGLKFFNVYGPGEDHKDDMRSVINKAYAQVLETGKIRLFKSHHPDYADGEQLRDFVYVKDAVAVTLYFMDHVKQSGLFNCGTGESRSWNDLANAVFAAMDRTSQIEYFDMPETLRAKYQYYTKADPAKLRQAGYTVPFTSLEDGTRDYVRNYLAMD from the coding sequence ATGAGAATCAACGTAATTGTTACCGGCGGAGCCGGATTTATTGGCAGAAATATGGTCGAAGCACTTAATCTGCGGGGCGAAGAAGATATCTTGATTGTGGATAAACTGGGCACCGATAATAAATGGAAGAATCTCGTCGGGCTGCGCTTTGAAGACATTATTGAACCCAATGAACTGATGATGTGCATTGAAGACGGCCAACCTTTTGAAGGACTGACGACGGTTATTCATATGGGTGCGTGCAGTGCCACGACGGAAAAAGACGCCGACTTCCTTCTCAACAACAACTATCAGTATACAAGAATGTTATGCGAGTGGTGTCTGGAAAATGACATCCGCTTCATTTATGCATCCAGTGCCGCCACCTATGGTAATGGCGACCAGGGGTATTCTGACGATGATGCCGTCATGCCATCGCTGAAACCGTTGAACATGTATGGTTATTCGAAGCATATGTTTGATCTCTGGGCGATGAAACACGGGTATCTCGACCGCATCGTCGGATTGAAGTTTTTCAATGTCTACGGTCCCGGCGAAGATCATAAAGACGATATGCGTTCGGTGATCAACAAGGCCTATGCACAGGTGTTGGAAACTGGAAAAATCCGCCTGTTCAAATCGCATCATCCCGATTATGCCGATGGAGAGCAGCTGCGTGATTTTGTCTACGTCAAAGATGCCGTGGCGGTCACACTGTACTTCATGGATCACGTCAAACAATCCGGCCTGTTTAACTGCGGTACAGGCGAATCGCGTTCCTGGAATGACCTGGCCAACGCGGTTTTTGCCGCCATGGACCGTACATCGCAGATTGAATATTTCGACATGCCGGAAACGCTGCGGGCCAAATATCAGTACTACACAAAAGCAGATCCCGCAAAACTGCGGCAGGCCGGTTACACGGTGCCGTTCACCTCTCTGGAAGATGGAACGAGGGATTACGTCCGCAACTATCTGGCCATGGATTAA
- a CDS encoding aminopeptidase, which translates to MDLRIKKLGRILAEYSLNVQKGEVVEISGNAVAEPLFVAAYEAILARGAFPEARMTPEGCTEAFFTKGMETHFSTLTAYQRGLVNNVDKTVRIIATRNTRALSAVDPAKQAQWQKTIHPVRKILLKKPWVLTLFPTEAFAQDAEMSLQDFEDFVYHAVFADEEDPIACWKQLADHQSELIARLKGASQVRIVGPETDISMSVKGRTFINSAGTHNMPSGEIFTSPVEASVEGHICYDYPVCHAGREIHGIRLVFQKGQIVEATADKNQDYLLQMLDMDPGARRLGELGIGTNMNIQQFTKNILFDEKIGGSIHLAVGDAFPEAGGKNKSALHWDMIKDLRRGGAIYVDGKVFQKDGTFSQP; encoded by the coding sequence ATGGATCTTCGTATTAAAAAACTGGGACGCATTCTTGCGGAGTACTCGCTGAATGTACAAAAGGGTGAAGTCGTTGAGATTTCAGGAAACGCCGTCGCGGAACCTCTGTTTGTGGCCGCCTATGAAGCTATCCTGGCCCGGGGAGCCTTTCCTGAAGCCAGAATGACGCCGGAAGGCTGTACTGAAGCCTTTTTTACCAAGGGAATGGAGACGCATTTCTCCACATTAACCGCCTATCAACGTGGTCTGGTCAATAATGTAGATAAAACCGTGCGTATCATTGCCACACGGAACACCCGCGCACTGTCGGCCGTTGATCCCGCAAAACAGGCACAATGGCAGAAAACCATCCATCCTGTGCGCAAGATCCTGCTGAAAAAGCCATGGGTGCTGACACTGTTCCCCACCGAAGCGTTTGCACAGGACGCAGAAATGAGCCTGCAGGATTTTGAGGATTTCGTCTATCACGCGGTCTTTGCCGACGAAGAAGATCCCATTGCCTGCTGGAAACAGCTGGCCGATCATCAGAGCGAACTGATCGCACGGCTCAAAGGTGCGAGTCAAGTGCGTATCGTCGGACCGGAAACTGATATCAGCATGTCTGTGAAAGGGAGAACCTTCATCAATTCAGCGGGTACCCATAACATGCCCAGCGGCGAGATTTTTACCAGTCCTGTAGAAGCGTCTGTGGAAGGACATATCTGCTACGACTATCCCGTCTGTCATGCGGGACGGGAAATCCATGGTATCCGGCTGGTCTTCCAAAAAGGCCAAATCGTCGAAGCCACAGCCGACAAAAACCAGGACTACCTGCTTCAGATGCTGGATATGGATCCCGGCGCACGTCGTCTGGGCGAACTGGGCATCGGCACCAACATGAATATCCAGCAGTTCACGAAAAACATTCTTTTCGATGAAAAAATCGGCGGCAGCATTCATCTGGCCGTAGGCGATGCCTTCCCGGAGGCCGGCGGCAAAAACAAATCGGCGCTGCATTGGGATATGATCAAAGATCTGCGCAGGGGTGGTGCCATTTATGTTGACGGCAAGGTCTTTCAAAAAGACGGCACATTTAGTCAACCCTGA
- a CDS encoding amino acid ABC transporter substrate-binding protein: MNDIYRTVMTAVIFFSACTACIHAEAKDIQGIDVICPARESDKDDRDDDLVELLELALVATMDTDGPFTLCFAPPMNETRCRLELKAGRTLSVMWSTVTESMEKELLPIRIPLRRGIQGYRVFLIRAPDQSVFSDISKIDDLKKLRSGIDISWNDVSVLRNGGFNVVTGTNYDGLFGMLMRGRFDYFSRSIGEVTEEWNTWNPVYPEMAVEQTILLYYPWPKFFYVNKDNSQLADRIERGLTMLMNNGRYDQWFAKHNSANIDAMHIKDRRLFVIDNPLLPATVPLDRKDLWFNPFDTAEDDAALR, encoded by the coding sequence ATGAACGATATATATCGAACGGTGATGACGGCGGTCATCTTTTTCTCGGCATGCACGGCATGTATTCATGCGGAGGCGAAGGATATTCAGGGCATTGATGTCATATGCCCCGCAAGGGAATCGGATAAAGATGATCGTGACGATGATTTGGTGGAGCTGCTTGAGTTGGCTCTTGTTGCGACAATGGATACCGATGGCCCCTTTACTTTGTGTTTCGCGCCGCCCATGAACGAAACGCGGTGTCGGCTTGAGCTGAAGGCAGGGAGGACGCTGTCCGTGATGTGGTCGACGGTCACTGAGTCGATGGAAAAGGAACTGCTCCCGATTCGGATTCCTCTGCGCAGAGGCATTCAGGGCTATCGGGTATTTCTTATTCGTGCGCCGGATCAATCCGTTTTTTCCGATATCAGCAAGATAGATGATCTTAAAAAGTTGCGAAGCGGGATTGATATTTCATGGAATGATGTATCTGTGTTGCGCAATGGCGGGTTTAACGTGGTGACAGGTACAAACTACGACGGATTATTCGGTATGCTGATGCGGGGGCGATTTGACTATTTTTCGCGCAGTATCGGGGAGGTGACCGAAGAATGGAATACATGGAATCCTGTCTATCCTGAAATGGCTGTTGAACAGACGATTCTGCTCTATTATCCATGGCCGAAGTTCTTTTATGTCAATAAGGACAATTCGCAGCTGGCTGATCGTATAGAGCGCGGTTTAACGATGCTGATGAATAATGGACGCTATGACCAATGGTTTGCGAAGCACAACAGCGCGAATATTGACGCGATGCATATTAAAGATCGAAGGTTGTTTGTCATTGATAATCCTCTGCTTCCGGCGACGGTTCCATTGGATCGTAAGGATCTATGGTTTAATCCCTTTGATACAGCAGAGGATGATGCAGCGCTTCGTTAA
- a CDS encoding orotidine-5'-phosphate decarboxylase: MKQEIIVALDVPSAAAIPAILDQLPEEMAFFKVGLELFCAEGQKVLDILKARNKRIFLDLKLHDIPRTVARTVDVLADLDVDLITLHAVGGRDMMKAAAEAAAAHAHPPKLIAVTTLTSLNTDDFNELGIQRSLSDQAIALGRLAMESGLAGVVTSVLECRSLRDALGPEALLVTPGIRLPSDAVGDQKRVATPAAAVQAGASYLVVGRPILCADHPGEAARSMLENMASTAF, from the coding sequence ATGAAACAAGAAATCATTGTCGCACTTGATGTGCCTTCCGCCGCCGCCATCCCGGCTATTCTGGATCAGCTTCCTGAGGAGATGGCCTTCTTCAAGGTTGGACTGGAACTCTTCTGTGCCGAAGGTCAAAAAGTTCTCGATATACTGAAAGCACGTAATAAACGCATTTTTCTAGATTTAAAACTGCACGATATTCCTCGCACCGTCGCACGCACCGTCGATGTACTGGCCGATCTGGATGTGGATCTCATCACGCTTCATGCCGTTGGCGGACGCGATATGATGAAGGCCGCCGCCGAAGCCGCCGCTGCTCATGCTCATCCGCCCAAACTGATCGCTGTAACGACGTTAACCAGCCTGAACACCGATGACTTTAATGAGCTGGGCATTCAGCGCAGCCTGTCCGACCAGGCCATTGCACTGGGTCGACTGGCCATGGAATCGGGATTAGCCGGCGTGGTTACGTCGGTGCTGGAATGCCGCTCTCTGCGCGACGCTCTGGGACCGGAAGCCCTGCTGGTTACACCGGGTATCCGCCTGCCCAGTGATGCCGTGGGCGACCAGAAACGCGTGGCCACGCCTGCCGCCGCCGTTCAGGCCGGTGCTTCTTATCTGGTGGTTGGCCGCCCCATTCTTTGTGCCGATCATCCCGGCGAGGCAGCAAGAAGCATGCTGGAAAATATGGCTTCTACAGCATTTTGA
- a CDS encoding hydroxyacid dehydrogenase, with protein sequence MYFMDVFFYEAFEEEMQAIQSFMPSHIRAGYTPLTIQEYEATMPPASIISLRTQSVIPANWHTKLDAILSRSAGYDHLTTFAQTTGFPSQQLGYLPCYCVRAVAEQALLLALALLRKLRLQQHSFESFHRDGLSGMECRGKQVLVVGVGRIGYEIASIFSALGASVRGVDLDEKYSDVAYCDIASGLAEADLVFCAMNLNESNRAYFDHTRYEQMKPGALLINIARGECTPALAAAQALNTGQLAGLALDVYNHESELAVSLRQGTMSSDPEVQTLLELSQRPNVITTPHNAFNTQEAVLRKAEQSVRQTHEFLKNRQFIWSIPHSF encoded by the coding sequence ATTTATTTTATGGACGTCTTTTTTTATGAAGCCTTTGAAGAAGAAATGCAGGCCATACAATCATTTATGCCATCGCATATTCGCGCCGGATATACCCCTTTAACCATTCAGGAATACGAAGCGACCATGCCGCCGGCCTCCATCATCAGCCTTCGTACGCAGTCCGTCATCCCCGCAAACTGGCACACGAAACTGGACGCCATCCTTTCGCGCAGTGCAGGCTACGATCATCTGACAACGTTTGCACAAACCACCGGTTTTCCCTCTCAGCAACTGGGATATCTCCCCTGTTATTGCGTACGGGCCGTGGCGGAACAGGCTCTGCTTCTGGCACTGGCCCTGCTGCGCAAACTCCGGCTGCAGCAGCACTCCTTTGAATCATTCCACCGCGACGGACTGTCCGGAATGGAATGCAGAGGCAAACAGGTTCTGGTCGTGGGGGTGGGACGCATCGGCTATGAAATAGCATCTATTTTTTCCGCACTGGGCGCATCCGTGCGCGGGGTGGATCTGGATGAAAAATATAGCGACGTGGCTTATTGCGACATCGCATCAGGACTGGCAGAGGCCGATCTCGTTTTTTGCGCCATGAATCTAAATGAATCCAATCGGGCTTATTTTGACCACACGCGTTATGAACAGATGAAGCCGGGGGCGCTGCTGATCAATATTGCCAGAGGGGAATGTACACCGGCCCTTGCCGCAGCACAGGCACTGAATACCGGACAGCTGGCCGGTCTGGCATTGGATGTGTATAATCACGAAAGCGAACTGGCGGTCTCCCTTCGGCAGGGCACCATGTCATCCGATCCTGAGGTACAGACCCTGCTGGAACTATCGCAGCGCCCCAACGTCATCACCACCCCGCACAATGCCTTTAACACACAGGAAGCCGTGCTGCGAAAAGCTGAACAGAGTGTCCGGCAAACCCATGAATTTCTAAAGAATCGTCAGTTTATCTGGTCTATTCCCCATTCTTTTTGA
- the rfaE2 gene encoding D-glycero-beta-D-manno-heptose 1-phosphate adenylyltransferase yields MRNYKDKIKSRSDMAGIIKSLRASGQTVAFTNGCFDILHLGHVDYLNWARAQGDVLVLGLNADASIRRIKGPLRPINPEEERAAVLAALECIDYVVIFDEDEPKALISELLPTVLVKGEDWAHYVSGRDIVEAHGGRVALAPLVAGKSTTGTIERILKAYEDTSPY; encoded by the coding sequence ATGCGAAATTACAAAGATAAAATCAAATCACGAAGCGACATGGCCGGGATTATCAAATCACTGCGTGCATCGGGTCAGACCGTGGCCTTTACTAATGGCTGTTTTGATATTCTGCATCTGGGTCATGTGGATTATCTCAACTGGGCGAGGGCTCAGGGCGATGTTCTGGTGCTGGGTCTCAATGCCGATGCATCGATTCGGCGGATCAAAGGCCCGTTGCGCCCCATTAATCCCGAGGAGGAACGCGCCGCCGTCCTGGCCGCGCTGGAATGCATCGATTATGTGGTCATATTCGACGAAGATGAGCCAAAAGCACTAATTAGTGAACTACTTCCTACTGTGCTGGTTAAAGGCGAAGACTGGGCTCATTATGTCAGCGGACGCGACATCGTGGAAGCACACGGCGGGCGCGTGGCGCTGGCTCCGCTGGTGGCAGGGAAATCGACCACCGGAACCATCGAACGTATTCTGAAGGCCTATGAGGACACATCGCCATATTGA